Genomic DNA from Chanos chanos chromosome 6, fChaCha1.1, whole genome shotgun sequence:
cttaataaaaataaagagacatAGTATTTATGTCTAAGCTTATCTTAAAgcagacttgttttttttttctcttgctgaaACCATTTCTCAGACTTACCATCCACAAAATGGACCCAGAGGGCTGCTCCACCTGGTGAGAGCCACTCCAACGAGACTTCACTGTAGCCAAACCAAAGTCTCCAATCTTCACCGTCAAACCCTCATGTAGGAAGATGTCTACACATGAGTTAAGGCAAACAAAGACTGGCAGAGCTTAATATACTACACATGTTATCTATACCTGGGAAGCGCTGACGGCTCCTAATCACAAACTATAGAAAGAGACTAATGAATAGAGCCACCGGTGACACGATGATATTCAAACCACATTTATAACTgtctaaaaaaggaaaagtgaaaagGCAAAGCAaattttttactgtaattttcAATGCAAATTTAATGGACTACCCAGCATGGACATGTAGTTTAAACACAGATCCACACTGATGCATTGAGAACTAGTGGAGTGGCTGTCTTAAACAGATGAGAGTATCACAGTCAATGATGGACAGAAACAGGGCAATTTAAATTGCACATAGTAATTCATAACTGTCTAGAAGTCATGAGAGAACATCAAGGCTGTTTTTGGAGAGCCGCACAGCCCTTTGTCAGCtatatatttctgtatgttCCGAAAACAATCCAACCATCCCAGCAGAAAATGTGAGAATGTCACGTAAGGCTGGTGGGAAacttaaaaatgactttgttcTAATCCTCCTGGCTTAGCACTACAAGCACAGGAGCACTACTGGGAGAGTGTTTCTCACTGCGGTCCTCAGATGCCCCTTACCCTGCACTAGAACATGTGATTCAACTAATCCAGCTCTTGAAACTTAGTGCAGGTTATGGTGTCCTTTAAGACCAGGATTAGAAACAGTGGACTAGAAAAACGAAAGTAATGATGACTCTGTTCTAACCAGTAGCTATAGAAAATCTCCAAATAACCACGTAAATCTCTAAATAacaaggagaaggagaagatgaagtAAAATTTGCTAGACTTTGATCCATAATTACATTAACTCCTGTAATTACCACAGCAAACATTTCTAGCCACTAATTTAGGACTACAATTTCTTCAACAAAATCTTTACCACCACTAATTTAAGCCTAAATTCTATTCAACAGAGTGTGATGTAACCAGGACAAAAGACGATTAAATAAATCCCATATTCAAGTCAAAAAAAGATCaactttttctgaaaaaaaggacACTGTTTGACTTCATATCCCGGTGGATGATATTCTTTGCGTGCAGATAACtggaagaaggagaaaggaaacaaacagagaaacattagATTACTCAGAATCACTCTACTAATCAGTCTTCTCACAGTTTGTCCATAAATCTGGCTTCTCACCCTTGTCATTCACTTCTAACACTTAACCAACAAAACCACTCTGTTTACAATAAATACCCTTATTTTTGTCCCTTCGTGGTCTGTTGTCCCAAAAACTCCAGAACATGTCTATAAATACTTGAACGGACCAGATGAGAAGATAAACAACACACTATGTGATCCGTTGTTGTAAACACGTCGTGCCTAAAACTGGAGCACCGAGAAGACAGAAGATTGTCTGAACATTCTCATAATCCCCAATTCTGACCTGCATTATTCAACACGAAATACAGCCTCTTACCAGCTGgggtttaaaatgcatttaacatatttcagttttacccCTGGATGATTAAAAACCTCCCTCATTTTGCCCTACATTCATTGGAAGAGGTTTGAAGCAACGCTGTGGAGACTAATTGAAATACAACTTAAGCAATGTTGTAGAGGAACTGTTCAAactaaacattttatttgaagaaGACTGAAGACCTGTAGAAGACTATACAATCTATCCCATGCCTATACTAAGCGATTTACTGTCCATCTTTATTCTTGCGAACAATACCATCTTTTTCTTGTTAGCCTATGTCGTTTGTCCTCcttatttcagtttgtttcgGAGAAAATAACATGCCCTCTATCCTGGAATCTTTCATGTGAGAGGCACAGATACGTGGCACAGAGCGCATTGTGAGCGCATTGTGATGTGATCTTCAATAGTGCTGTCATGTTATTTTGATCTCATCGCCACGCTGAACATGGCATTCATTTACTCACTGAGAAATTCTGGAAACTGTCCTATCAGGGATTTAGATTGATATCTAATGTGCAAAGGTTACCAGCTCATACACATTAAGCCCTCCCTTCACATGGACTCACTCCATGCCCTGAGCTGTTTGCCTGGCGATGTCAATCAACTGGAACATCTGCAGGTTGGTCTCCTGCACATGTAAGTGCTTGTACAGGCTGCTTCCTTCACACCATTGAGTCACGATCGCCAAGTTATCCTTCGTCATATAGCCCATAAACAACAGGATGTTGACATGTCTCGTCTTCCTGTGGTaccgagaaagagagacaggccaagaaaaatgtttaaatagtgTAACTATATGAAAAGGTGGAATATGGATTGACAAGGGGCTTAAACTATGTATTTAAGTATACGAATTACAAAAATCTAACTTCTGAGTCTGTGAGCTTGTTTCTTGTTTATTGCTGCTTCCCTGAACATCATTATTGTTCTCTTTAATCAGTTACCTGAGAACTGCTACTTCATTGCGAAAGGCCTGAAACTGCTCTGGTGTAGGATTTGTAACCTTCAAAATCTTCACCGCCACGTCACCTAAGACAGTATCACAATCACAAATCAAGACACTTACGTCACTTAAATgtgatgttaaaaaaagaggTACTGACTAAAACAATCATGTGATGATGAGAGGTTCGTATTCACAAATTTCCCCTGCACAGTGCAGAGGTGACACATCTCTCAGgtcactgactgaaaaacacaggCAGCTCTTCTCCTACATACCATGCCACTTCCCTTTGTAAACCGTCCCAAAAGAACCCGAGCCAATCCTGGACTGGAGAACCACTTCACTGGCTTCAATCTCCCAGTAGTAACTGgaatctctcttttctcttgggCGCTGGAAAGAGCAGGTCATTATGAACTGGTCAACAGgtcattaaaacatatttaaatctACGTActacaaaaaaaagctttgtagTACTGATGTAGCATGGATGTACACAACAGAAGGGAACTGATGTGGGCTGAAATGTGGTTAAAAGCACATTTAACTCGTTAAAAGCTAATCAAAGACCATTTACATCAGATCAGATCACTTCTGTTTACAAATCTACAAGAAACAGATTTCTGTACATTATATGAGATAAGAAATTGGGTTTAtactgggtgggggggggggcatgaggTTGGAGACTTTATAAACTTTGCTTCAACTAAAATGAATATATCCAATGGTGAGACTCACTATTCTGTTTTTATCCTGAGAACTTGATGAAGGGGCTTTCTCCCTGTGGACCGGAGCTGGAGTTTTAGACTGGGACCATCCAGTAGGGCTTACGTTCGGAGGGCTCCCTGtgtggggggagaaaaagaaggagggagatgaagagagatgaTAGGATGGCGTATTTTCTACTTCAATGCTCAGAGATGGTAagttactgtaaaaaaaatggtaatACATGATTGTAAAAGAATTTCTCACCAGATTCGTGACTTCTTAAAGCTTCCTGTTgaaaaaagcagacacacacaaacaatctttCAGTCATTAGAGACCTAAACAAGAAATTTAAAGCTTTAAGAGTAATATGTACAATGGAAGGCAATGTCTCAAAAGCAAGActgcatataaaaaaaaacccaaaaaaaaaaccaatgctATTATAAAGAACATCATACAGGTTTTGTCCACTCGCTGGCAAAGTTACAAAGGTAGACCAGATTACGGTATTCAGCACAGAGCTACACAACTGGGCCTGTATGTGACCTcactacagaaaaacaaaaaaaagcatctggTATCCAGGTACATAGCCACAATTTCTTTCTGGAAGCGTGCATAATGACGGCACTGATCAAAGCCATTAAACACAGTTAAGGAAAGATCTAAGGAGTCTAAAAATTAAGTAGTGTAAGATGACAATATAAACCAATCATGAAAAGAAATCAGCCCAAAGAGATAACAACACAGAaagggtgggaaaaaaaaaaccctacaacaAACAAAGATATCATACACACAGCAATGAAGAGGATACAGGGCAGAGCGGAATGCCACTCTTGATTATCTGAGCAGAGTAAATATCGTATTTCTTTCATGCTAGTGGCTATTTTCAGCTAAGTCAGCTCCCTGGCAGGGTGACGGAGCTGGGGTAGGTGTATTACCTCAATTGTACTGCTGTCCACGGGTCCAGCGGTACTGACCATGTGAACATTGGGAGTGGATGTTGAGCGTTGACGCTGAGAGAGTGCGCCCTCTGAGGGTGGGAGTGGTGCAATGTAGTTGAAGACATGAGGTGTGGAGTGTCTGTGATGAGCACTGGGGAAGTAAAATGCAAAACTGAGCAAAGATGAGAAAGCATTTTAATGTTTCAATACTATACTACCTCAGTGGTATCGTAAACCTAACCTCAAACTTTATGAAACACATTACCACATACCAGACTGTCAATAATGACAAGCAATAGATTCGTGGTTTTAATATGCAAGACTGGATGTACAACTGCAATGGTCAGGTCGTGTTATGTTAGGCAACCCACCCAATGACTTTTAACTTTTGACAAGCCACTGCCATTTCAGAAGAGCAAGCCCTGAGAAATACTACATCTCTCTGCTACACAACATTCCTCGAGGACACCCTTATGACTGACTACACCGTCGTCATGGTCACACTGTTGCCACGGACAACTGCTGATCAGACACATGAAAAGCCCCAAAAAGAGGAAGTAAAAAGAATTTTGTGGTTACTCACCCCACCATGCTTTTACTCTTGAAAAGCCATTTCATGGTGACCAAGcaactttttgtgtgtgtgtgtgtgtgtgtgtgtgtgtaccaacAGGAGCAGGACATTTTTATTATATGCACTTCGACTACTCTTCCACCATCTTGTGGAAAATGCTCTCTAAAACTGCCCATCTAATACTACACAAGTGACATCAAGCAAGCAATgctaatttaaaacatttcagggATGAAAGTGTATCTTAACATATCAACATCATCTTAAGTGATAGATGCAACCTGCTTCACTGTACAAGAACCTGTGTACCAAGAGGATATCCATTTTCAAGAGGATTTCCATGTGCAAAGTGGAAAGTACTCGGCTAATGATGACAGGTGAAAACAGAGTAGCAGCCACTGTAAACGGAGCAGTGCAGTGAGTCACCTAGCAGGGAATTTGGACAGAGAATCTCGCATCCGCCGTGACGtgagtggagggagagagagagagccacttTCACCAGGACTGGGGAACAGCCtggaaaagacagacacacacacacacacacacgtcagtatGTTACACACATAGAGGATTATTCTTATGCCGCCTGTTATAACAAAAGCTTCTAGCATTTTCCAGCAAAACATGTTGTCAATGCTTGGAGTCTCTGACTAAACTGGCATATGAAACATCACATATAGTTCACAGATTTAGACAACATGTCCTGTGCAACGTGGAATAAAAGTAACTGACACACGCTTGAGAAGAATG
This window encodes:
- the raf1b gene encoding RAF proto-oncogene serine/threonine-protein kinase isoform X1 produces the protein MEHFQGAWKTLNNGFGLKDSVFDNSCMSPTIIKGFPYQRRASDDGKIPDSSKTSSTIRVYLPNKQRTVVNVRPGLTLHNCLIKALKVRGLQPECCAVFRLNPDQRSRKSRVDWNTDSTSLIGEELLVEVLDHVPLTTHNFVRKTFLKLAFCDICQKFLLNGFRCQTCGYKFHEHCSTKVPTMCVDWSNIRQLLLFPSPGESGSLSLPPLTSRRMRDSLSKFPASAHHRHSTPHVFNYIAPLPPSEGALSQRQRSTSTPNVHMVSTAGPVDSSTIEEALRSHESENTPSYHLSSSPSFFFSPHTGSPPNVSPTGWSQSKTPAPVHREKAPSSSSQDKNRIRPREKRDSSYYWEIEASEVVLQSRIGSGSFGTVYKGKWHGDVAVKILKVTNPTPEQFQAFRNEVAVLRKTRHVNILLFMGYMTKDNLAIVTQWCEGSSLYKHLHVQETNLQMFQLIDIARQTAQGMDYLHAKNIIHRDMKSNNIFLHEGLTVKIGDFGLATVKSRWSGSHQVEQPSGSILWMAPEVIRMQDNNPYSFQSDVYSYGIVLYELMTGELPYSMVANRDQIIFMVGRGYLSPDLSKLYKSCPKAMKRLVADCIKKSKDDRPLFPQILSSIELLQHSLPKINRSASEPSLHRVTHTEDINICALTSTRLPVF